One window of the Enterobacter huaxiensis genome contains the following:
- a CDS encoding LapA family protein codes for MKYLLIFLLVLAIFVISVTLGAQNDQQVTFNYLLAQGEYRVSSLLAVLFAAGFIIGWLVCGLFWLKVRVSLARAERKIKRLEHQIAPVTDIPESSGVPVVKE; via the coding sequence GTGAAATATTTACTCATTTTCTTACTGGTGTTGGCGATTTTTGTCATTTCCGTCACATTGGGTGCACAAAACGATCAACAGGTAACCTTTAACTATCTGCTGGCGCAGGGTGAGTACCGCGTATCGAGCCTGCTGGCCGTTCTGTTTGCGGCCGGGTTTATCATCGGCTGGCTGGTGTGCGGCTTGTTCTGGCTTAAAGTTCGTGTTTCTTTGGCGCGCGCTGAACGTAAAATTAAACGACTTGAACATCAAATTGCGCCCGTGACTGACATTCCGGAAAGCTCTGGTGTGCCGGTAGTCAAGGAATAA
- the lapB gene encoding lipopolysaccharide assembly protein LapB has product MLELLFLLLPVAAAYGWYMGRRSAQQTKQDEANRLSRDYVAGVNFLLSNQQDKAVDLFLDMLKEDTGTVEAHLTLGNLFRSRGEVDRAIRIHQTLMESASLTYDQRLLAVQQLGRDYMAAGLYDRAEDMFSQLVDETDFRISALQQLLQIYQATSDWQKAIETAERLVKLGKDKQRVEIAHFYCELALQQMGSDDMDKAMTLLKKGAAADRNSARISIMMGRVFMANGEFAKAVESLLRVIDQDKELVSETLEMLQTCYQQLGKQDEWVAFLRRCVEENTGATAELMLSDVVEQHEGSDTAQVYITRQLQRHPTMRVFHKLMDYHLNDAEEGRAKESLMVLRDMVGEQVRSKPRYRCQKCGFTAYTLYWHCPSCRAWSTIKPIRGLDGQ; this is encoded by the coding sequence ATGCTGGAGTTGTTGTTTCTGCTTTTGCCTGTAGCCGCAGCCTATGGCTGGTATATGGGCCGCAGAAGTGCGCAACAAACTAAACAGGATGAAGCTAACCGACTCTCCCGTGACTACGTTGCGGGGGTGAACTTCCTGCTGAGCAATCAACAGGACAAAGCGGTAGACCTGTTCCTCGACATGCTTAAAGAGGACACCGGAACCGTAGAGGCGCATCTCACCCTGGGGAACCTGTTCCGCTCACGCGGCGAGGTTGACCGTGCCATTCGTATTCACCAGACGCTAATGGAAAGCGCGTCGTTGACCTACGACCAGCGCCTGCTTGCGGTTCAGCAGCTGGGCAGGGATTACATGGCCGCGGGTCTTTATGACCGCGCGGAAGATATGTTCTCACAGCTGGTGGATGAAACCGATTTTCGCATCAGCGCACTTCAGCAGCTCCTGCAAATTTACCAGGCAACCAGCGACTGGCAGAAGGCCATTGAGACGGCAGAGCGCCTGGTGAAGCTGGGCAAAGATAAACAACGCGTCGAGATTGCGCACTTCTACTGCGAGCTGGCCCTCCAGCAGATGGGAAGCGATGACATGGATAAAGCCATGACGCTGCTGAAAAAAGGCGCCGCCGCGGATCGCAACAGTGCGCGCATCTCCATTATGATGGGCCGCGTTTTCATGGCGAACGGTGAGTTTGCCAAAGCGGTAGAAAGCCTGCTGCGGGTGATTGACCAGGATAAAGAGCTGGTCAGTGAGACTCTGGAAATGCTGCAAACCTGCTACCAGCAGCTGGGCAAGCAGGACGAGTGGGTTGCGTTTCTGCGTCGATGCGTAGAAGAGAATACCGGAGCGACGGCAGAGCTGATGCTTTCAGACGTCGTTGAGCAACATGAAGGCAGCGACACGGCGCAGGTATACATTACGCGCCAGCTGCAGCGTCACCCGACGATGCGCGTATTCCATAAGCTAATGGACTACCATCTCAATGATGCAGAAGAAGGGCGCGCCAAAGAGAGCCTGATGGTTCTGCGTGACATGGTGGGCGAGCAGGTGCGCAGCAAGCCTCGTTATCGCTGTCAGAAGTGCGGTTTTACCGCATATACGCTTTACTGGCACTGCCCATCGTGCCGCGCCTGGAGTACCATAAAGCCTATTCGTGGGCTCGACGGGCAGTAA